A stretch of the Campylobacter concisus genome encodes the following:
- a CDS encoding TerB family tellurite resistance protein, with protein sequence MSGVLFLLILGGAIFLFMNVQIGSNRKKQANVDEAKFLVSLLAKVAKSDGRVSELEARLITQVLDDLSQKVSGVSGVREYLKEVYNSQKENVDNAYETARNYKRAFNLNYDTCVARLTFFLNLAYIDGEFNKSEQDVIRNIAYGFGIDKETLDEIIFKFDSFYGSRFGADHDEMNQENDAFEVLGLSKNASLDEVKARYKELVRQYHPDILMGRGESKEVIERSTKKLQEINEAYGRLKEKFGV encoded by the coding sequence GTCTGGAGTCTTGTTTTTACTGATATTAGGCGGTGCGATATTTTTATTTATGAATGTCCAAATAGGTAGTAACCGCAAGAAACAAGCAAATGTAGATGAGGCTAAATTTCTAGTCTCACTGCTTGCAAAAGTCGCTAAAAGTGACGGCAGAGTTAGCGAGCTAGAGGCTAGGCTGATCACTCAAGTGCTAGATGATCTAAGCCAAAAAGTTAGCGGTGTTAGCGGCGTGCGCGAGTATCTAAAGGAGGTTTATAACAGCCAAAAAGAAAATGTAGATAACGCCTATGAAACCGCCAGAAACTACAAGCGCGCCTTTAATCTAAACTACGATACCTGCGTGGCTAGGCTTACTTTTTTTCTAAATTTAGCCTACATAGACGGAGAATTTAATAAAAGCGAGCAAGATGTTATAAGAAATATCGCTTATGGATTTGGCATCGATAAAGAGACGCTTGATGAGATAATCTTTAAATTTGATAGCTTTTATGGCTCGAGATTTGGAGCGGATCACGATGAGATGAACCAAGAAAACGATGCATTTGAGGTTTTAGGACTTAGCAAAAATGCAAGCCTTGATGAGGTAAAGGCTCGCTACAAAGAGCTTGTGAGGCAGTATCACCCTGACATTTTGATGGGCAGAGGCGAGAGCAAAGAGGTGATAGAGCGCTCGACTAAGAAGCTTCAGGAGATAAATGAGGCTTATGGGCGATTAAAAGAGAAATTTGGAGTTTAG